The Bradysia coprophila strain Holo2 chromosome IV unlocalized genomic scaffold, BU_Bcop_v1 contig_84, whole genome shotgun sequence genome window below encodes:
- the LOC119072913 gene encoding protein timeless — protein MDCYITRTHASNKFPSLGTMEGDLFNINDDVLIHLNDIYFKLCSEDQTLRTFRRSSGFRQYIKSNLMPVLLCAKDKQLISVSVRIFINLTTPAECMYANSIEIMQKTEVGRQTVSDLNEILSESKKSFSDMRSIRAIVDYMKSILEKDSKLSFIQCDSVNNCLILLRNILHIPDCQVRDEPDNLIKYQNEIIWNLFTLNIDKLLLYLMSCAQKAFFSVTLAQLVALIYKDQHINTLQKLLNSKLDDISSDSSEDFESNTTPLKQGSGDSSPLISSDSSDNGVTSKANIDSVTPSSDETTKNDDSIPELSQIISKMSMDTSTADEAKDVATAATASVNECLPTRHSLSSQSELSDCGYVTQLENQESTSSNEDDKQYHRRPPPNQKQRFNAVNNPRKSVTLCEQDSRRKKLVKRRNGIINMMGLTQHTPTDEDISHLLKEFTIDFMLKGFGNLVGELHAQLLIPTDLQPNMVDTSYFFWLITYFLRFAAQLELDFEHVKRVLSYDVLAYLAYEGVNLCEEFELNCSQDGLDLKPCFQKMHLLVTAIKEFIQTLSMYKKFSFLNTTDQNHIQQLSIQISSTSDLHCLFLLLLRHYNPTLQNKQYLEDLIVSNHLLLVLLDDAAKLHNSAGRINLMEHIEQFSTVEVMYHYGLLLTDFEHNGEYVNDCIFTMMHHIGGEIEQITALFQPVILKTFSKIYETEYMLCDDWSDLIEYVINKFINTQQSSLVMTNARDGSVANKKCIEGNTWDNWIKEEISTLYWYYVQSKKSRDIIGKIVKLFKNSDTKEKSRLSVIQQLLKQDIITLLEYDDLMKFEDIEYEKKAKTSDSSSSGESGISMNDSGSDERAADDIEVLRESLIQENKGKSILWLQKSLVDCCFVKLAQNSRPIYKQPNLLTSTKIMKPVPYHYVLKHQSVPVVPWNTEQSTILMHKPFMLLLHKLGFHLPVDTGKVFVRIPEFWSADVLYTVAEKLGPIDKSMLKFDLSELNKSAMNLDYNYLLGNNCPVFGIKRSSPLLSSCPTMTDSSIQSTTNKSSGQTLLKAKSRETSTKNKTKKKMLDVLEEEEDENEYNLVNTTSINCETASVLSDSTRIYDLYVSDEEDNFDRIN, from the exons ATGGACTGCTACATTACACGAACGCACGCGTCAAACAAATTTCCGTCCCTTGGTACTATGGAAGGAGACTTATTCAACATAAATGACGATGTCTTAA TTCATCTGAACGACATTTACTTTAAACTGTGCAGCGAAGATCAAACGTTACGAACATTTCGCCGGTCAAGTGGATTCCGGCAATACATCAAAAGCAACCTAATGCCGGTGCTGCTTTGTGCTAAAGATAAACAATTGATTTCCGTTTCCGTTCgaatatttattaatttaacaaCACCGGCCGAATGTATGTACGCCAATTCGATtgaaataatgcaaaaaaccGAGGTCGGTCGTCAAACCGTATCCGATCTGAATGAAATCTTATCGGaatcgaagaaatcattttcggATATGCGATCGATACGAGCCATTGTCGATTACATGAAAAGTATACTAGAAAAAGACTCGAAACTATCCTTTATACAATGTGATAGCGTGAACAATTGTCTCATACTTTTACGAAATATTCTACACATACCCGATTGTCAGGTGCGCGACGAACCTGATAATCTAATcaaatatcaaaatgaaatcatttGGAATCTGTTCACGTTGAACATTGACAAACTGTTGCTGTACCTAATGTCTTGTGCGCAGAAGGCATTCTTTAGTGTCACGCTAGCCCAATTGGTTGCATTAATATACAAAGATCAACATATCAACACGCTTCAGAAGCTGTTGAACTCAAAATTGGACGACATTTCGTCTGATAGTTCGGAAGATTTTGAGAGCAATACAACACCATTGAAACAAGGTAGTGGTGATTCCAGTCCCTTAATATCGTCCGACTCTTCTGACAATGGTG TAACATCTAAAGCCAACATTGATAGCGTTACTCCCTCATCTGATgaaacaaccaaaaatgaTGATTCAATACCCGAACTTTCGCAAATCATTTCTAAGATG AGCATGGATACAAGTACGGCAGACGAAGCGAAAGATGTCGCTACAGCTGCTACAGCCTCTGTAAACGAATGTTTGCCAACCAGACATAGTCTATCTTCTCAGTCAGAACTTTCCGATTGCGGATATGTTACGCAACTCGAAAACCAAGAATCGACATCTAGTAACGAAGATGATAAACAATATCATCGACGACCGCCGCCCAATCAAAAGCAACGTTTCAATGCGGTTAACAATCCGCGAAAATCGGTCACATTATGTGAACAGGACAGTCGTCGTAAGAAATTGGTGAAGCGACGAAACGGCAT AATTAACATGATGGGTTTAACGCAACACACGCCAACGGATGAAGACATTTCGCATCTTCTGAAAGAATTTacaattgattttatgttaaaaggATTTGGTAATCTTGTAGGCGAATTACACGCTCAGCTATTGATTCCAACAGACTTA CAACCGAACATGGTAGACACGTCTTATTTCTTCTGGCTGATCACTTATTTCTTGAGATTTGCAGCCCAGTTAGAACTGGATTTTGAGCATGTTAAGCGAGTGCTTTCATACGATGTCTTAGCATATTTAGCATACGAAGGTGTTAATTTATGCGAAGAATTCGAACTGAATTGCAGTCAAGATGGGCTTGACTTAAAGCCATGTTTCCAGAAAATGCATTTG cTGGTAACTGCTATAAAAGAATTCATTCAGACTCTGTCGATGTAcaagaaattttcgtttctgaATACG ACCGATCAAAATCACATACAACAGCTGAGCATTCAAATATCATCAACTTCTGATTTACACTGCCTGTTTTTGCTGCTGCTACGACACTATAATCCTACACTGCAGAATAAACAATATTTAGAGGATTTGATCGTATCGAATCACTTGCTATTGGTGCTGTTGGACGATGCGGCTAAATTGCATAATTCCGCTGGAAGAATCAATTTAATGGAACATATCGAACA ATTCTCAACGGTGGAAGTTATGTACCATTATGGTTTGCTGCTCACCGATTTTGAACATAACGGCGAATATGTGAACGATTGCATTTTTACGATGATGCATCACATTGGTGGGGAGATCGAACAAATCACCGCACTGTTTCAGCCAGTCATACTGAAAACGTTTTCGAAAATCTACGAAACTGAATACATGCTGTGTGAT gACTGGTCTGATTTGATCGAGTATGttatcaacaaatttataaaCACACAGCAAAGTTCTCTGGTAATGACAAACGCTCGGGATGGATCTGTGGCTAACAAAAAGTGCATTGAGGGTAACACTTG GGATAATTGGATAAAGGAAGAAATCAGTACACTCTACTGGTATTACGTACAAAGCAAGAAGAGCAGAGATATTATCGGAAAAAtagtgaaattatttaaaaatagcGATACCAAAGAAAAGTCTCGCCTCTCTGTCATCCAACAACTGTTAAAACAA GACATCATCACATTGCTTGAATACGatgatttgatgaaatttgaggACATTGAGTACGAGAAAAAGGCAAAAACCTCCGACTCGTCGAGCAGTGGTGAATCGGGAATAAGTATGAACGATTCAGGCAGCGACGAACGAGCTGCGGACGACATTGAA GTTTTGCGTGAAAGTTTGATTCAGGAAAACAaaggcaaatcaattttgtggCTGCAAAAAAGTTTGGTTGACTGTTGTTTCGTCAAACTGGCGCAGAATAGCAGACCCATCTACAAGCAACCAAATCTCTTGACGAGcacaaaaatcatgaaacCTGTGCCGTACCACTATGTTT TGAAGCATCAATCCGTACCAGTGGTACCGTGGAACACCGAACAGAGCACCATTCTTATGCACAAACCATTTATGTTGCTGTTACATAAATTGGGTTTTCATTTGCCCGTCGATACGGGTAAAGTGTTCGTTCGCATTCCAGAATTTTGGAGCGCTGACGTTCTCTATACGGTCGCCGAAAAACTGGGACCAATtgataaat CTATGCTAAAATTTGACTTGAGCGAGTTGAACAAAAGTGCGATGAACCTGGACTACAATTACTTACTGGGGAATAATTGTCCCGTATTTGGTATTAAGCGGAGCAGTCCATTGTTGAG